In Gossypium raimondii isolate GPD5lz chromosome 12, ASM2569854v1, whole genome shotgun sequence, a single window of DNA contains:
- the LOC105763951 gene encoding GRF1-interacting factor 3 encodes MPQPPQMIPVMPSYPPTNITTEQIQKYLDENKKLILAILDNQNLGKLAECAQYQAQLQKNLMYLAAIADAQPQSMPTMPPQMAPHPAIPTGGYFMQHPQAAAMAQQPGMYPQKVPLQFNNPHQMQDPQHLLHQQHQQAMQGQMGIRPGGPNNGMHPMHSEASLGGGSSAGPPQFSGPSDGRAGNKQNPETGVNGQGNTTGDRAEEGK; translated from the exons ATGCCGCAGCCACCCCAAATGATTCCTGTCATGCCTTCATATCCACCTACTAATATTACTACTGAACAGATTCAGAAg TACCTTGATGAGAATAAGAAGTTGATTTTGGCAATTTTGGACAATCAGAATCTTGGAAAACTTGCTGAATGTGCGCA GTATCAAGCTCAGCTGCAAaaaaatttgatgtatttagCTGCTATTGCGGATGCTCAACCGCAATCGATGCCAACAATGCCTCCTCAG ATGGCACCACATCCTGCAATTCCAACCGGAGGATATTTTATGCAACATCCTCAGGCTGCTGCGATGGCACAACAACCGGGCATGTACCCTCAAAAGGTGCCATTGCAATTCAATAACCCACATCAAATGCAAGACCCTCAGCACCTCCTGCACCAACAGCATCAACAAGCCATGCAAGGTCAAATGGGAATCAGGCCTGGAGGACCCAACAATGGCATGCATCCCATGCATTCCGAGGCCAGTCTTGGAGGTGGCAGCAGTGCTGGCCCCCCTCAATTTTCAGGCCCAAGTGATGGACGTGCTGGAAACAAGCAAAACCCTGAAACCGGTGTCAATGGACAGGGTAACACAACCGGCGACAGAGCCGAGGAGGGAAAGTGA